A single window of Pseudoduganella plicata DNA harbors:
- the fliD gene encoding flagellar filament capping protein FliD has translation MATSGVSASGGMIDVASIVSQLMQVESQPLTKYDQKTASYQSKLSAYGSLSGAVGVFQSALGGLTKSTDFKGLSATASNSDVLTASAGAKAVAGNYKVNVTQLAQSQTLTTLGLASSKSSIGTGAKTTISFQFGSVSGGFGLAGTTLNSTVARDGISNGSLTINGTAIATDSTTTSARALAEAINAKSTTTGVTATATPASTSGTLFAGFGNVRTGADGGYSLSVGGVQLAAQGANTAAGAGITAASLDTALTDPSTVLTALTNAGITVSGKAADGTLKFTRADGANLTVEEAVTGSAAAVSGGIGNGGGQVNGGSSTTAVSGISLSSTDASPITIAGSNPAAAGLTAGTGGSYLGGAFTQDASIASGVVTIDATNNSMEGIRDAVNKAGLGVTATIVSDGSANPYHLVFTSNATGANASMKMTLSGDGADPPDSALADMLSYDPAGSQKMTQTSAAQDTKLTVNGIAVTSHSNNVGEAVQGVTLTVTQTGSSTLNVSKNTGSVKTNVEAFVKAYNDLNGTLKKLTGYNADTKTGGALQGDSTAQSVQSQVRRMMTTSITGLTGSLTTLGQVGISFAKDGTLNLDSGKFSKALETSFDDIGALFGAVGRSTDTLVSFTSSTSATKPGTYALTVTQMATQGALTSSAAVPASTTIAANTTWSVTLNDGEPSNSKNTTTVTIPAGTYTAAELAKVMQSSINGASAFSSAGSSVTASIGTDGKLLLSSAKYGSASNIAVSSVSGTTTDSLFGGATPTAGKDVAGTLGGHAVTGTGQTLTGLAGTDVEGLVIDITGGAAGDRGTVSFSQGYAYQLNNLATTMLGKTGQITSRTDGINKSIADIAKQRATFADKLTGIEARYRAQYSRLDVMLSQMQTTSSYLTQQLAAISANS, from the coding sequence GTGGCAACTTCAGGAGTCTCAGCGTCTGGCGGCATGATCGACGTCGCCAGCATCGTTTCCCAGCTGATGCAGGTCGAATCGCAACCGCTGACCAAGTACGACCAGAAAACGGCCTCCTACCAGTCCAAGCTCAGCGCCTATGGCTCGCTCAGCGGCGCAGTGGGCGTGTTCCAGTCCGCCCTGGGCGGGTTGACGAAGTCGACCGACTTCAAGGGCCTGTCCGCCACGGCCAGCAACAGCGACGTGCTGACCGCCTCGGCCGGCGCGAAAGCCGTGGCCGGCAACTACAAGGTCAATGTCACCCAGTTGGCCCAGAGCCAGACGTTGACGACGCTCGGCCTGGCCAGCAGCAAGTCGTCCATCGGCACGGGCGCGAAGACGACGATCTCGTTCCAGTTCGGCAGCGTCAGCGGCGGCTTCGGCCTGGCCGGCACGACGCTCAACAGCACAGTGGCACGGGACGGCATCAGCAACGGCTCGCTGACGATCAACGGCACGGCCATCGCCACCGACAGCACGACCACCAGCGCCCGCGCGCTGGCCGAAGCCATCAACGCGAAAAGCACGACGACGGGTGTCACGGCCACGGCCACGCCCGCTTCCACGTCCGGCACGCTGTTTGCCGGCTTCGGCAACGTCCGGACGGGCGCGGATGGCGGCTACTCGCTGTCCGTGGGCGGCGTGCAGCTGGCTGCGCAGGGCGCCAACACGGCAGCCGGCGCCGGCATCACGGCCGCATCGCTCGACACCGCGCTGACCGACCCCAGCACCGTCCTGACGGCACTGACGAACGCCGGTATCACCGTCAGCGGCAAGGCCGCGGACGGCACGCTCAAGTTCACCCGCGCCGACGGCGCCAACCTGACCGTCGAGGAAGCCGTGACCGGCAGCGCGGCGGCGGTATCGGGCGGGATCGGCAACGGTGGCGGCCAGGTCAACGGCGGCTCCAGCACGACGGCCGTCAGCGGCATTTCGCTCAGCTCCACCGATGCCAGCCCGATCACGATCGCCGGCAGCAATCCCGCCGCAGCAGGCCTGACGGCCGGCACGGGTGGCAGCTACCTGGGCGGCGCGTTCACGCAGGACGCCAGCATCGCTTCCGGTGTCGTGACGATCGATGCCACCAACAACTCGATGGAAGGCATCCGCGACGCCGTCAACAAGGCCGGCCTGGGCGTGACCGCCACCATCGTCTCGGACGGCAGCGCCAATCCGTACCACCTCGTGTTCACGTCGAACGCGACGGGCGCGAACGCGTCGATGAAAATGACCTTGAGCGGCGACGGCGCCGATCCGCCGGACAGCGCGCTGGCGGACATGCTGAGCTACGACCCGGCCGGGTCGCAGAAGATGACGCAGACGTCGGCGGCGCAGGACACCAAGCTGACGGTGAACGGCATTGCCGTGACGAGCCATTCGAACAATGTTGGCGAGGCCGTCCAGGGCGTCACGCTGACCGTCACGCAGACCGGCTCCAGCACGCTGAACGTCAGCAAGAACACGGGTAGCGTGAAAACCAACGTGGAAGCGTTCGTCAAGGCGTACAACGACCTGAACGGCACGCTGAAGAAGCTGACGGGCTACAACGCCGACACGAAAACGGGCGGTGCCCTGCAGGGCGATTCGACCGCGCAGTCCGTGCAGTCGCAGGTGCGCCGCATGATGACGACCAGCATTACCGGCCTGACGGGCAGCCTGACGACCTTGGGCCAGGTCGGCATCAGCTTCGCCAAGGACGGCACGCTGAACCTGGATTCGGGCAAGTTCTCGAAAGCGCTGGAGACGTCGTTCGACGATATCGGCGCCCTGTTTGGCGCCGTGGGCCGCTCGACCGACACGCTGGTGTCGTTCACCAGCTCGACTTCCGCGACCAAGCCGGGCACCTATGCGCTGACGGTCACGCAAATGGCCACGCAGGGCGCCCTGACGAGCAGCGCGGCCGTACCGGCCAGCACGACCATCGCGGCCAATACCACCTGGTCGGTGACGCTCAACGACGGCGAGCCGTCGAATTCGAAGAACACCACCACGGTGACGATCCCGGCAGGCACCTACACGGCGGCCGAACTGGCCAAGGTGATGCAGTCGTCGATCAACGGCGCTTCCGCCTTTTCGTCGGCGGGCAGCTCCGTGACGGCCTCGATCGGCACGGACGGCAAGCTGCTGCTGTCGTCGGCGAAATACGGCTCGGCGTCGAACATTGCCGTGTCCAGCGTCAGCGGCACCACGACCGACAGCCTGTTCGGCGGCGCCACGCCCACGGCGGGCAAGGACGTCGCGGGCACGCTGGGCGGGCACGCCGTCACGGGCACTGGCCAGACGCTGACGGGCCTGGCGGGCACCGACGTGGAAGGCCTGGTCATCGATATCACCGGCGGTGCCGCGGGCGATCGCGGCACCGTCAGCTTCTCGCAAGGTTACGCGTATCAGCTGAACAACCTGGCAACGACGATGCTGGGCAAGACAGGCCAGATCACCAGCCGTACCGACGGCATCAACAAGTCGATCGCCGATATTGCCAAGCAGCGCGCCACGTTCGCCGACAAGCTGACGGGCATCGAAGCCCGCTATCGCGCGCAGTACAGCAGACTGGACGTCATGCTGTCGCAGATGCAGACGACGTCCAGCTACCTCACGCAGCAGTTGGCAGCCATTTCCGCCAACAGCTAA
- the fliS gene encoding flagellar export chaperone FliS, with translation MFGSPQRGVNAYAKVGLETGIAAASPHKLIVMLYDGAIVAILNGMTHMKAGHIEEKGKAISKAIQIIDNGLRASLDREVGGDIARNLDALYEYMSSRLLMANLQNSTEILEEVRGLLADLRDTWKQIGDEPTGAAPLRSPSMANG, from the coding sequence ATGTTCGGAAGCCCACAACGCGGCGTCAACGCGTACGCCAAAGTCGGTCTGGAAACCGGCATCGCGGCCGCTTCGCCGCACAAGCTGATCGTGATGCTGTACGACGGCGCCATCGTTGCCATCCTGAACGGCATGACGCACATGAAGGCCGGCCATATCGAAGAGAAGGGCAAGGCCATCTCGAAAGCCATCCAGATCATCGACAACGGCCTGCGCGCCAGCCTCGACCGTGAAGTGGGCGGCGACATCGCCCGCAACCTGGATGCGCTGTACGAGTACATGAGCTCGCGCCTGCTGATGGCCAATCTGCAGAACAGCACCGAGATCCTGGAAGAAGTGCGCGGCCTGCTGGCCGACCTGCGCGATACGTGGAAGCAGATCGGCGACGAGCCGACCGGCGCGGCGCCGCTGCGCTCCCCTTCGATGGCCAACGGTTAA